A section of the Saccopteryx leptura isolate mSacLep1 chromosome 6, mSacLep1_pri_phased_curated, whole genome shotgun sequence genome encodes:
- the GPRIN1 gene encoding G protein-regulated inducer of neurite outgrowth 1, producing MRDYCPSPLKASPVPARYTPAQSPGMYSRHSNPTGAGEGASCSEGPHGSLTCPSLTCIPPQEAATKETVGAHVISISGTPEVTSEKPEPVSSAKSEPSSLENRNPMFLEKADSKSSKQADSTSIGKEDAGSVRKADPMFLGEAEPVVVLGKGEPVVSGRMDPETTRKEDPGSLGKVNPSCSSKVDTVSPRKEDSVISAKVDPLCSRQEESWYSEQKFPISSEEMGSASVGKTDLVSLGKRDPGPLGQVDPGSLGQVDPGSFGKRDSGPSGQADPGSLGKRESGPSGQVDPGSLGILTLGSSSKIEPISCGTVALGSTGRNQLLEMIDPVSMRNAETVSSAKEDPQFLVMKEPASSEKGDPVSTRMTKTRSTGQVDAVSLSKESPLSLEKVVPMPSRKPEPLSPAQAEPTSAGKTETVSRAEDLVSSRKMDPIISVGNIKTSSYGKENLEPLGRMEPVPSIPGDPKCLGTVEPSFSVKAEAVTGGKAAPLSSEKAGPVASGKAGPAPLGKVDLVSRGKAEMKPLGEANSVSSGKVAPTTLGQTALAPLRKAEALAEGKLDPLPPKKGNPVNSTKIDPGASGKAEPKSQGKAETKPPEQEGPTSSGKAGAASLQKKKPLALDKKDPGSLGKTDPVASGKLEPVALGKANSAPPLEKAEPLSLKNVATLSPELAEASPRWSDGKTCGSASSPSDAGSGEGHVDPAPASSTEACSLSQKVLVAAGAQRSPSPKADGPPPRPRTRDNFTKAPSWDASAPLPREDVGTQAGAQACVSVAVSPMSPQDGTSGPAFSFQVAPRVPSPSPRLPSRRDAGLQVSLGAAEMRSVATGPMTPQAAAPPTAPPVFPEVRVRPGSALAATLAAPEAVEPVRDVSWDEKGMTWEVYGASMEVEVLGMAIQKHLERQIEEHGRQGAPAPPLAARPGPGRAGSVRAAPPEGGAKRPPGLFRSLLQSVRRPRCCSRAGPTAE from the coding sequence ATGAGGGATTACTGCCCCTCTCCACTGAAGGCCAGCCCTGTACCCGCCAGGTACACCCCTGCCCAAAGCCCAGGCATGTACTCAAGACACAGCAACCCCactggggctggggaaggggcctCCTGCTCTGAAGGTCCTCACGGGAGCTTGACCTGCCCATCCCTGACCTGCATCCCTCCCCAAGAGGCAGCCACCAAGGAGACAGTGGGGGCACATGTAATCTCGATCTCCGGGACACCAGAAGTCACCTCTGAGAAGCCAGAGCCTGTGTCCTCAGCAAAATCTGAACCCTCATCCCTGGAGAACAGAAATCCCATGTTCTTGGAGAAAGCAGACTCCAAGTCTTCAAAGCAGGCAGACTCCACTTCCATAGGAAAGGAAGATGCTGGGTCCGTGAGAAAGGCAGATCCCATGTTCCTAGGAGAGGCAGAGCCTGTAGTCGTCTTGGGGAAGGGGGAACCTGTGGTTTCTGGAAGGATGGATCCTGAGACCACAAGAAAAGAGGATCCTGGATCCTTGGGAAAGGTAAATCCTTCATGCTCCAGCAAGGTAGATACAGTGTCCCCAAGGAAGGAGGATTCTGTGATCTCAGCCAAAGTGGATCCTTTGTGCTCAAGACAGGAGGAGTCCTGGTATTCAGAACAGAAGTTTCCTATATCCTCAGAAGAGATGGGTTCTGCATCTGTGGGCAAGACAGACCTTGTGTCCTTGGGAAAGAGGGATCCTGGGCCCTTgggacaggtggatcctgggtccttgggacaggtggatcctgggtcCTTTGGAAAGAGGGATTCTGGGCCCTCAGGACAGGCAGATCCTGGGTCCTTGGGAAAGAGGGAATCTGGGCCCTCaggacaggtggatcctgggtcCTTGGGAATTCTGACTCTAGGGTCATCAAGCAAAATCGAGCCTATATCCTGTGgaacagtggctttgggatcaaCAGGAAGGAATCAACTCTTGGAGATGATAGATCCTGTATCTATGAGAAATGCAGAAACTGTGTCCTCTGCAAAAGAGGACCCTCAGTTCCTGGTAATGAAGGAGCCTGCCTCCTCAGAAAAGGGAGATCCCGTGTCTACGAGAATGACAAAAACCAGGTCCACTGGACAGGTGGATGCTGTGTCCTTAAGCAAGGAGAGCCCACTTTCACTGGAAAAGGTAGTTCCCATGCCCTCAAGAAAGCCAGAGCCCTTGTCACCTGCACAGGCTGAACCAACATCTGCGGGAAAGACGGAAACTGTATCAAGAGCAGAAGACCTGGTGTCTTCCAGAAAGATGGATCCCATTATTTCTGTGGGAAATATAAAAACATCATCTTATGGAAAAGAGAATCTTGAACCTTTAGGAAGGATGGAACCTGTGCCATCCATTCCAGGGGATCCCAAGTGCTTGGGAACAGTGGAACCCTCGTTCTCTGTAAAAGCTGAGGCTGTGACTGGGGGGAAAGCAGCTCCATTGTCCTCAGAGAAGGCAGGTCCTGTGGCCTCAGGGAAGGCTGGTCCTGCCCCCTTGGGCAAGGTGGACCTGGTGAGCAGGGGTAAGGCGGAAATGAAGCCCCTTGGAGAAGCGAACTCCGTGTCTTCAGGGAAGGTGGCCCCCACGACTCTAGGGCAGACAGCCCTGGCACCCTTGAGAAAAGCAGAAGCGCTCGCAGAGGGAAAGTTGGATCCTCTGCCTCCAAAGAAGGGGAATCCTGTGAACTCCACAAAGATAGACCCTGGGGCCTCAGGGAAAGCTGAACCCAAGTCCCAGGGCAAAGCAGAGACAAAGCCTCCAGAGCAGGAGGGTCCCACTTCATCAGGAAAAGCAGGGGCTGCGTCTCTGCAAAAGAAAAAGCCACTGGCCTTGGACAAGAAGGACCCTGGATCCTTAGGAAAAACTGACCCTGTTGCCTCCGGAAAACTGGAGCCTGTGGCCCTGGGGAAGGCCAACTCTGCGCCACCTCTGGAAAAAGCGGAGCCCCTATCCTTGAAGAATGTGGCCACCCTGAGTCCAGAGCTGGCGGAGGCCTCCCCAAGGTGGTCAGATGGTAAAACCTGCGGTTCAGCCTCTTCTCCCTCAGATGCCGGGAGTGGCGAGGGCCACGTGGACCCAGCGCCAGCGTCCAGCACCGAGGCCTGCAGCCTGAGCCAGAAAGTCCTGGTGGCTGCTGGGGCCCAGAGAAGCCCCAGCCCCAAGGCTGATGGACCCCCGCCCAGGCCACGAACTCGTGACAACTTCACTAAGGCGCCATCGTGGGATGCGAGCGCCCCGCTGCCGCGCGAGGATGTGGGCACGCAGGCGGGCGCTCAAGCTTGCGTGTCGGTGGCCGTGAGCCCTATGTCTCCGCAGGATGGCACGAGCGGCCCGGCCTTCAGCTTCCAGGTGGCGCCGCGCGTGCCCAGCCCCTCGCCCAGGCTGCCTTCGCGCCGGGACGCGGGCCTGCAGGTGTCGCTGGGGGCCGCCGAGATGCGCTCTGTCGCCACTGGGCCCATGACGCCGCAAGCCGCGGCGCCGCCCACCGCGCCACCGGTCTTCCCGGAGGTGCGGGTGCGGCCCGGCTCAGCGCTGGCCGCAACTTTGGCGGCCCCGGAGGCGGTTGAGCCTGTGCGTGACGTGAGCTGGGACGAAAAGGGCATGACATGGGAGGTGTACGGCGCCTCTATGGAGGTGGAGGTGCTGGGCATGGCCATCCAGAAACACCTAGAGCGACAGATCGAGGAGCACGGCCGCCAAGGGGCACCCGCGCCACCGCTCGCCGCCCGCCCGGGCCCTGGCCGTGCAGGCTCAGTGCGCGCTGCGCCCCCCGAGGGCGGTGCCAAGCGCCCACCTGGCCTCTTTCGCTCGCTGCTGCAGAGCGTGCGCCGGCCGCGGTGCTGCTCGCGGGCGGGACCCACGGCCGAGTGA